In Trichomycterus rosablanca isolate fTriRos1 chromosome 4, fTriRos1.hap1, whole genome shotgun sequence, one DNA window encodes the following:
- the rwdd gene encoding RWD domain-containing protein 4 isoform X1 — protein sequence MSANEEQEMELEALRSIYEGDDCFKELSPTSFQFRVGDLDESKSFMLDVSWPETYPETAPHISLDAFFNNRISSETKNYIISKMQEQVEANLGSAMMYTLFDWAKENQEMLMENHQPVVSAVTVTLNSDLSSPVSVRKKKEKKEQLTKAQKRKMIGRTDNKGELPRGWNWVDVIKVICDQLTLLLKTALFELFKDIVSSKYKHINHFFSICVPAFIVFQQHLSKTGGKEDS from the exons ATGTCTGCTAACGAGGAGCAGGAG ATGGAACTGGAGGCTCTGCGATCAATTTATGAAGGGGATGATTGCTTCAAGGAGCTGAGTCCGACCTCCTTCCAGTTCAGG GTAGGAGATCTTGATGAATCTAAATCATTCATGCTGGATGTCTCATGGCCAGAAACGTATCCTGAAACCGCACCTCATATATCCTTAGATGCCTTCTTTAACAACAGAAT CTCTTCAGAGACCAAGAATTATATAATCTCTAAGATGCAAGAGCAGGTGGAGGCAAACCTGGGCAGTGCAATGATGTACACTCTTTTTGACTGGGCCAAAGAGAACCAGGAGATGCTTATGGAGAATCACCAGCCTGTAGTGTCTGCTGTG ACAGTTACACTGAACAGTGATTTAAGCAGTCCAGTTTCCGTTAGAAAgaaaaaggagaagaaagaaCAGCTAACAAAGGCACAGAAACGCAAAATGATTGGAAGAACTG ATAACAAGGGTGAATTGCCCAGAGGCTGGAATTGGGTTGATGTGATTAAGGTAATTTGTGACCagctaacattattattaaaaactgcattatttgaattatttaaagATATTGTTTCTtcaaaatacaaacacattaatcatTTCTTTTCAATTTGTGTTCCTGCTTTCATTGTCTTCCAACAGCAT CTGAGCAAAACTGGGGGAAAGGAAGACAGCTAG
- the rwdd gene encoding RWD domain-containing protein 4 isoform X2 produces MELEALRSIYEGDDCFKELSPTSFQFRVGDLDESKSFMLDVSWPETYPETAPHISLDAFFNNRISSETKNYIISKMQEQVEANLGSAMMYTLFDWAKENQEMLMENHQPVVSAVTVTLNSDLSSPVSVRKKKEKKEQLTKAQKRKMIGRTDNKGELPRGWNWVDVIKVICDQLTLLLKTALFELFKDIVSSKYKHINHFFSICVPAFIVFQQHLSKTGGKEDS; encoded by the exons ATGGAACTGGAGGCTCTGCGATCAATTTATGAAGGGGATGATTGCTTCAAGGAGCTGAGTCCGACCTCCTTCCAGTTCAGG GTAGGAGATCTTGATGAATCTAAATCATTCATGCTGGATGTCTCATGGCCAGAAACGTATCCTGAAACCGCACCTCATATATCCTTAGATGCCTTCTTTAACAACAGAAT CTCTTCAGAGACCAAGAATTATATAATCTCTAAGATGCAAGAGCAGGTGGAGGCAAACCTGGGCAGTGCAATGATGTACACTCTTTTTGACTGGGCCAAAGAGAACCAGGAGATGCTTATGGAGAATCACCAGCCTGTAGTGTCTGCTGTG ACAGTTACACTGAACAGTGATTTAAGCAGTCCAGTTTCCGTTAGAAAgaaaaaggagaagaaagaaCAGCTAACAAAGGCACAGAAACGCAAAATGATTGGAAGAACTG ATAACAAGGGTGAATTGCCCAGAGGCTGGAATTGGGTTGATGTGATTAAGGTAATTTGTGACCagctaacattattattaaaaactgcattatttgaattatttaaagATATTGTTTCTtcaaaatacaaacacattaatcatTTCTTTTCAATTTGTGTTCCTGCTTTCATTGTCTTCCAACAGCAT CTGAGCAAAACTGGGGGAAAGGAAGACAGCTAG